The Staphylothermus marinus F1 genome has a segment encoding these proteins:
- a CDS encoding restriction endonuclease subunit S: protein MPHKTLDEYLKQQIKTTTKQETQKEIEYKIIGFYKETDFKETPIGKIPRDWNIMRLDGLVKVETGKRAKGGGLYKGNIASIGGEHIDDEGNIRWNNMKFITEDFYNSLRQGKINIGDILLVKDGATTGKVAIVRELKYKKVAVNEHVFVIRSITKKLINEFLFYFLYSKFGQMQIKTRFHGMIGGITRNDLKSILIPLPPVLEQRRIVEVLSIVDEAIQKTDDVIAKVERLKKALMQELLTGKVRIKVEDGKARFYKETNFKDTKIGKIPKDWEVIRLVDHVYVLKGYAFSSKFFNEKERGIPIIRIRDLGKNKTEAYYSGSYDPKYIVEKGDLLISMDGEFNIFLWKGPKGLLNQRVCKIWTKDATKLDNMYLYYALKKPLKLIEAQTSQTTVKHLLDRDLERIKIPLPPLSEQQKIAEILSTIDKWISLEHRRKEKLKGLKKGLMNLLLTGRIRVRVERVS from the coding sequence ATGCCCCACAAAACACTAGACGAATACCTAAAACAACAAATAAAAACAACCACAAAACAAGAAACACAAAAAGAAATAGAATACAAAATAATAGGTTTCTACAAGGAGACAGACTTCAAAGAAACACCAATAGGAAAAATTCCAAGGGACTGGAACATTATGAGATTAGATGGTCTCGTTAAAGTCGAAACTGGAAAAAGAGCTAAGGGTGGTGGATTATATAAAGGAAACATAGCAAGCATAGGCGGTGAACACATAGATGATGAAGGAAATATTCGATGGAATAATATGAAATTTATTACAGAAGATTTTTATAATTCCTTGAGGCAAGGTAAGATAAATATAGGAGATATTCTACTAGTAAAAGATGGCGCGACTACTGGTAAAGTTGCAATAGTCAGAGAACTAAAATATAAAAAAGTAGCCGTAAATGAACATGTATTTGTAATAAGAAGCATAACAAAGAAACTGATAAACGAGTTTTTGTTTTATTTTCTCTACTCAAAGTTTGGCCAGATGCAAATTAAAACAAGATTTCATGGTATGATAGGCGGGATTACAAGAAATGACTTAAAATCAATTCTGATACCGCTTCCTCCCGTCTTAGAACAGCGGAGAATAGTTGAGGTTCTTTCTATTGTTGATGAGGCTATTCAGAAAACTGATGATGTTATAGCGAAGGTTGAGAGGTTGAAGAAAGCTCTTATGCAGGAGCTTTTAACTGGAAAAGTGAGGATTAAAGTTGAAGATGGAAAAGCTAGGTTTTACAAAGAAACGAATTTTAAGGATACCAAGATTGGAAAGATTCCAAAAGATTGGGAGGTTATTAGGTTAGTTGACCATGTTTATGTGCTTAAAGGTTACGCTTTTAGTTCAAAGTTCTTTAACGAAAAGGAACGTGGGATCCCTATAATAAGAATAAGAGATCTAGGTAAAAATAAGACTGAAGCATATTATTCTGGTTCATACGACCCAAAGTACATCGTGGAAAAAGGAGATTTGCTAATAAGTATGGACGGCGAGTTCAATATATTTCTTTGGAAAGGTCCAAAAGGACTCTTAAATCAAAGAGTGTGTAAAATTTGGACTAAAGATGCGACAAAATTAGACAACATGTATCTCTATTACGCACTTAAAAAACCACTTAAACTCATTGAAGCTCAGACAAGTCAAACAACAGTCAAACATCTTCTCGATAGAGACTTAGAGAGAATTAAAATTCCGCTTCCACCGCTCTCAGAACAACAAAAAATCGCTGAAATCCTATCAACAATTGATAAATGGATTAGTCTTGAGCATAGACGAAAGGAGAAATTGAAGGGTTTGAAGAAGGGTTTGATGAATTTGTTGTTGACTGGTAGGATTAGGGTAAGGGTTGAGCGTGTTTCTTAG